A window of the Bdellovibrio sp. ZAP7 genome harbors these coding sequences:
- a CDS encoding methyl-accepting chemotaxis protein, whose translation MQSQGISSWFRGIKGRLMFTAILPIIGFAILFGVSTVTVNRYNAMLTVYSNTIVPNLQYMGEMRQARNKFAYQALAAMDADNDTDRAKAITSALEGVEEFKSNYKSYSEAPFLPTEAQMFEPAKVVIGDFYKAMDSILELVKTNDPEKIKEARILLKGPYTKFGGIVRNFNRDVAKLYEDTSEKQELEAKALQKEAANMLIATSVVAGIAIFSILCLLAARMSGAVASIASRLTDASSNVASSVEQLSEASSSLSHSSTEAAASLEETVAALEELTSMVQMNSDNAKQAASLSGSSRQAAEEGETDIKNLITAMTQISQSSRKIEEIISVIDDIAFQTNLLALNAAVEAARAGEQGKGFAVVAEAVRALAQRSAASAKDISSLIKESVSQIERGSEIADQSGTVLANIVNSIKKVSDLNNEIAAASGEQTTGIQQISKAMNQLDQASQSNAASSEEIAATGGEINGLATTAQGLTVELNKLVLGIDKSMIEA comes from the coding sequence ATGCAATCACAGGGTATTTCAAGTTGGTTCAGAGGTATTAAAGGTCGTCTGATGTTTACGGCGATCCTCCCCATTATCGGCTTCGCCATCTTGTTTGGAGTTTCGACTGTGACGGTCAACCGTTACAATGCCATGCTGACAGTCTATAGCAACACGATCGTGCCAAATCTTCAGTATATGGGCGAAATGCGCCAGGCGCGCAATAAATTCGCTTATCAAGCTCTTGCTGCGATGGATGCCGATAACGACACGGACCGAGCCAAAGCGATCACTTCAGCACTGGAAGGTGTTGAAGAATTTAAATCTAACTACAAGTCTTACTCAGAAGCACCGTTTTTGCCTACGGAAGCTCAGATGTTCGAGCCAGCTAAGGTTGTCATTGGAGATTTCTATAAGGCCATGGACTCTATTCTTGAACTGGTTAAAACAAACGATCCTGAAAAAATAAAAGAAGCGCGTATACTTTTGAAGGGTCCCTACACAAAATTCGGCGGTATCGTTCGTAACTTCAATCGTGACGTTGCAAAACTTTACGAGGATACATCTGAAAAACAAGAACTTGAGGCTAAAGCTCTTCAAAAAGAAGCCGCGAATATGCTAATCGCGACTTCGGTCGTTGCGGGTATCGCTATCTTTTCTATCCTTTGTCTGTTGGCTGCGCGCATGTCAGGAGCTGTCGCTTCCATCGCAAGCCGCTTAACCGACGCCAGCTCTAATGTAGCCTCTTCGGTCGAGCAACTTAGCGAAGCTAGCAGCAGTCTTTCCCATTCCTCAACTGAAGCTGCCGCTTCCCTTGAAGAAACAGTTGCGGCCCTCGAGGAATTAACATCCATGGTGCAAATGAACTCTGACAATGCCAAACAGGCGGCAAGTCTTTCCGGCTCTTCACGACAGGCAGCTGAAGAAGGCGAAACGGACATCAAAAATCTGATCACAGCAATGACTCAGATCTCGCAGTCTTCTAGGAAAATCGAAGAGATCATTTCAGTCATCGATGATATCGCCTTCCAAACGAATCTGTTGGCCTTAAACGCAGCGGTGGAAGCCGCTCGTGCCGGCGAACAAGGTAAAGGCTTTGCCGTCGTGGCAGAAGCCGTTCGGGCATTGGCGCAACGTAGTGCTGCCTCGGCAAAAGATATTTCATCTTTGATTAAGGAATCCGTTTCTCAGATCGAACGCGGAAGTGAAATTGCGGATCAAAGCGGAACCGTTCTTGCCAACATCGTAAACTCGATCAAAAAGGTTTCTGACTTGAATAATGAAATCGCCGCTGCGAGTGGTGAGCAAACAACAGGTATCCAACAAATAAGTAAAGCTATGAATCAATTGGATCAGGCTTCTCAATCAAACGCAGCTTCTTCAGAAGAAATCGCAGCCACGGGTGGCGAGATCAATGGTCTTGCAACGACGGCTCAAGGATTGACTGTAGAGCTGAACAAATTGGTATTGGGTATCGATAAATCAATGATCGAAGCTTAA
- the rpsT gene encoding 30S ribosomal protein S20, translating to MANHKSAAKRARQSIRKTAVNNARKSTVKTAEKKLVKAIEAKDVKALPELLKNFTSQVMKAAKTGVIKKETASRKISRLSTRATAK from the coding sequence TTGGCAAATCATAAGTCAGCAGCAAAAAGAGCTCGTCAATCTATCCGTAAAACAGCAGTAAACAATGCTCGTAAAAGCACTGTAAAAACAGCTGAAAAAAAACTAGTTAAAGCTATCGAAGCTAAAGACGTGAAAGCTCTTCCTGAGTTGTTGAAAAACTTCACTTCTCAAGTGATGAAAGCTGCTAAAACTGGCGTTATCAAAAAAGAAACTGCTTCTCGCAAAATCAGCCGTCTTTCTACTCGCGCAACTGCGAAGTAA
- a CDS encoding methyl-accepting chemotaxis protein, whose product MNDAFFSSWFRGIKGKLLFAAVLPVIGFTIIFVIAFSSMKAINAMLTKANTETTPNLIEIGEMRQARNKFNYLALAAIYAQDAQERKAHIEEARTTIPEYFEAYGNYTKLPSPKEIEATDNAGDKAAPLYRAALEEIVALLDKNTAESDKAALALLHGRAKENANILKAMTSAAVKYFESQSVSDSKTAEMKMSQATTIIVATTTATCLVVFSLLIFIAVRLSKTVGSVAHRLTESSHQVSAAVVQLNSAGNNLSQSSTESAASLEETVAALEELTSMVQMNSDNAKQAASLAATSRQSAESGENDIKNLITAMTEISQSSKKIEEIISVIDDIAFQTNLLALNAAVEAARAGEQGKGFAVVAEAVRALAQRSASSAKDISTLIKDSVSQIDRGSDIADKSGTVLSNIVSSIKKVSDLNNEIAAASSEQTTGIQQISKAMNQLDQSSQSNAASAEEIAATSGEISNLATTTQTLTVELTEVVMGKGQFTEEIHEPKKVMKAKPTQKAHTAKVIAMKKPPVKSGPVKATKATPAADMIPFDEDDARKVGTTDGF is encoded by the coding sequence ATGAACGACGCATTTTTCAGCTCTTGGTTTCGCGGCATCAAAGGAAAACTTCTTTTTGCGGCGGTACTTCCCGTCATCGGCTTTACAATCATCTTTGTTATCGCTTTCAGCAGTATGAAAGCAATCAATGCGATGCTTACCAAAGCGAATACAGAGACGACTCCTAACCTTATTGAAATTGGTGAAATGCGCCAGGCTCGCAATAAATTCAACTATTTGGCGTTAGCCGCGATATATGCACAAGATGCCCAGGAACGAAAAGCACATATTGAGGAGGCACGCACAACTATTCCTGAATACTTCGAAGCCTATGGCAATTACACAAAACTCCCAAGTCCTAAGGAAATCGAAGCTACTGACAACGCTGGTGATAAAGCGGCTCCCCTCTATCGTGCAGCTTTGGAAGAGATCGTTGCACTGTTAGATAAGAACACCGCAGAATCCGACAAAGCAGCACTTGCACTTCTTCATGGTCGTGCGAAAGAAAACGCCAACATCCTAAAAGCGATGACTTCAGCCGCTGTAAAATACTTTGAAAGTCAGTCCGTAAGTGATTCCAAGACAGCTGAAATGAAAATGTCACAGGCAACAACGATCATCGTTGCTACAACCACGGCTACTTGCCTAGTTGTCTTTTCGCTCTTAATTTTCATTGCCGTACGTTTGTCAAAAACAGTCGGCAGCGTTGCACATCGCCTGACTGAATCCAGCCACCAGGTATCTGCAGCCGTTGTTCAATTGAACAGCGCCGGTAACAATCTTTCTCAATCCTCGACTGAATCAGCTGCCTCTTTGGAAGAAACTGTTGCAGCTTTGGAAGAACTGACTTCCATGGTTCAAATGAATTCTGATAATGCGAAGCAAGCTGCAAGCTTGGCAGCAACGTCCCGTCAGTCTGCTGAATCCGGTGAAAACGATATTAAAAACCTGATCACGGCGATGACAGAAATCTCTCAATCTTCCAAAAAAATCGAAGAGATTATCTCAGTGATTGACGATATCGCCTTCCAGACGAATCTTTTGGCTCTGAATGCAGCGGTTGAAGCTGCTCGCGCTGGAGAACAGGGTAAAGGCTTTGCAGTGGTTGCGGAAGCCGTTCGTGCGCTGGCACAGCGTAGTGCTTCTTCTGCGAAAGACATCTCCACATTGATTAAAGATTCCGTTTCGCAAATTGATCGCGGAAGCGACATTGCAGATAAAAGCGGTACGGTATTGTCTAACATCGTAAGTTCAATTAAAAAGGTTTCTGACCTTAACAATGAGATCGCCGCGGCAAGCTCTGAACAAACGACAGGTATTCAGCAAATCAGCAAAGCCATGAATCAATTGGACCAATCATCTCAATCAAATGCGGCTTCAGCAGAAGAAATAGCTGCAACAAGTGGCGAAATCAGTAACTTGGCGACGACGACTCAAACTCTGACTGTGGAATTAACAGAAGTAGTTATGGGTAAAGGTCAATTCACTGAGGAAATCCACGAGCCTAAAAAGGTCATGAAAGCCAAACCAACCCAAAAGGCACACACTGCTAAAGTTATTGCGATGAAAAAGCCACCGGTAAAATCCGGCCCTGTTAAAGCAACCAAAGCCACTCCTGCTGCAGATATGATCCCGTTCGATGAAGATGACGCACGTAAGGTCGGAACGACAGACGGCTTTTAA
- a CDS encoding PilZ domain-containing protein — protein sequence MAADFQKINIPTIEDKAGGFRRQYPRRVMKRKVGVLCEGSYFIVESGEIGEGGMSIISEFLLNENDEVVVSFQIPQGDFVFLRGVVRSTQKKQGDATVTHGLSFSNINFATKRQIRAFVSARTHSSSQAA from the coding sequence ATGGCAGCAGACTTTCAGAAGATCAACATTCCAACGATAGAGGACAAAGCCGGTGGCTTCCGCCGTCAGTATCCGCGTCGTGTGATGAAACGTAAAGTAGGCGTCCTTTGCGAGGGTTCCTATTTTATCGTGGAATCGGGAGAGATCGGTGAAGGTGGTATGTCGATTATTTCTGAATTCCTGCTCAATGAAAACGACGAAGTCGTCGTGAGCTTTCAAATCCCTCAGGGGGATTTCGTGTTCCTGCGTGGAGTGGTTCGTTCCACACAAAAAAAACAGGGTGACGCGACGGTCACCCATGGTCTTAGCTTTAGCAATATTAACTTTGCTACCAAAAGACAAATTCGTGCCTTTGTATCAGCGCGAACTCATTCCTCTTCTCAGGCTGCTTAA
- the murJ gene encoding murein biosynthesis integral membrane protein MurJ, translated as MEASGLKEDRKKVFKRAFFMAGGTLTSRVLGLFRDMALAALFDRTVTDAWTAAFRLPNLFRRLFGEGSLSVSFIPVFIDAQAEDASGYRSRNLINAIYTLLLIFLGGMTLWGIISMEPLLKLLLADNYVLDVDKWNLTVRMARIMFGFVFFVCSYAYFMGILNALGSFALPALAPALLNISMLVFTFMPGTWFPEIGDGLAWGVFIGGLLQAVILWWALRERNYLPRFTRKLWNSDVRLVLKNMVPGLLGAGLLQLATLVNLHFASGLGEGALSYIYWADRLLELPLSLVAVSIGTALLPTLSDLAQRKQKEQFQSVLQEHFLMNLYLAWPAAVGLFCLAQPIVEVLFYRGHFSAADAVGTTMVLKIYAISLILVSSVRVLIPAFYAVKNTWVPAVTSLLGLALHITMAPFWIQSLGLQGLVVSSLVAAAAQLIMILGLMGLYSVGMNWWAMAKELAKILVAGLMMAVFAGSMADAVTATSSSLLKTVFLVGVISVCVLVYGYTSMKMKVEQGRFLLDFVKRKKT; from the coding sequence GTGGAGGCAAGCGGATTAAAAGAAGATCGCAAAAAGGTCTTCAAAAGAGCCTTTTTCATGGCGGGCGGGACCCTAACGAGCCGCGTTTTGGGCCTATTCCGCGATATGGCTCTGGCTGCCCTCTTTGACCGTACGGTCACCGATGCGTGGACCGCGGCGTTTCGCTTACCCAATCTTTTCCGTCGGCTTTTTGGCGAAGGCTCTCTCTCTGTGAGCTTTATTCCCGTTTTTATTGATGCTCAGGCCGAAGATGCCTCCGGTTACAGATCCCGAAACCTTATAAATGCCATTTACACATTGTTACTGATTTTCCTGGGCGGAATGACCCTGTGGGGAATTATCAGCATGGAGCCGCTGTTAAAGCTGCTTTTAGCGGATAATTACGTGCTCGACGTTGATAAATGGAATCTGACGGTGCGTATGGCGCGAATCATGTTTGGTTTCGTGTTTTTCGTCTGTTCCTACGCTTATTTCATGGGCATTTTGAATGCCTTGGGGAGCTTTGCTTTGCCGGCCTTGGCGCCCGCTCTTTTGAATATTTCGATGCTGGTTTTTACCTTTATGCCGGGAACGTGGTTTCCTGAAATCGGGGACGGCCTGGCTTGGGGTGTGTTTATCGGTGGGTTGCTGCAAGCCGTGATTTTATGGTGGGCCCTGCGCGAGAGAAACTATCTACCGCGATTCACCCGAAAGCTTTGGAATTCCGATGTGCGCTTGGTTTTAAAAAACATGGTGCCGGGTCTTTTAGGGGCGGGGCTGCTGCAACTTGCGACCTTGGTGAACTTACATTTTGCGAGTGGTCTGGGTGAGGGGGCACTGTCTTATATTTACTGGGCCGATCGCTTACTGGAGCTTCCGTTGTCGTTGGTGGCAGTGAGTATTGGTACCGCGTTGTTGCCGACCCTAAGTGATCTGGCTCAACGAAAACAAAAAGAGCAGTTTCAATCGGTGCTTCAAGAACACTTTTTAATGAACTTGTATTTGGCGTGGCCCGCGGCGGTGGGGTTGTTTTGTCTGGCTCAGCCGATTGTAGAAGTACTTTTTTATCGCGGGCATTTCAGTGCCGCGGATGCCGTGGGTACGACAATGGTTCTTAAGATTTATGCGATCAGTTTGATTTTGGTTTCCTCGGTCCGAGTTTTGATTCCTGCATTTTATGCTGTGAAGAACACCTGGGTGCCCGCAGTGACTTCTTTGTTGGGCTTAGCTCTGCATATTACGATGGCGCCTTTCTGGATTCAGTCTTTGGGACTGCAAGGATTGGTGGTTTCAAGTTTGGTTGCAGCCGCGGCACAGCTCATCATGATTTTAGGTTTGATGGGATTGTATTCAGTCGGCATGAATTGGTGGGCTATGGCTAAAGAGCTTGCGAAAATCCTGGTGGCGGGTTTGATGATGGCGGTCTTTGCTGGAAGCATGGCTGATGCGGTGACGGCGACTTCATCAAGTTTGCTCAAGACGGTTTTTTTGGTGGGTGTTATTTCCGTCTGTGTTCTGGTGTATGGCTACACGTCTATGAAAATGAAAGTCGAGCAGGGGAGGTTCCTGCTCGACTTTGTAAAACGTAAAAAAACTTAA
- a CDS encoding outer membrane beta-barrel domain-containing protein, translated as MFKKSLLIFILMTAQAFAQTAKQPAPAPSAQPEQRGSDKLDIKKLENKYWAAKDEDFGVVQNRRYVKAERFYLTARAGIPVNDAFSEGTIMGADVGYFFNERWGVEVSYNNANLTENDSTEQFHTQNGAMPDHNILKSSYFASAIWVPFYAKMSALDKAIIYFDMGVSVGLGNVNYEIARSTGNEAKSSIGYKLGVFQQIFFSEHFALRADLINTWANESQKPYTVSSPRVLGDKMVNDTSLMFGLTYWH; from the coding sequence ATGTTTAAGAAATCACTATTAATTTTCATCTTGATGACAGCTCAAGCTTTTGCACAAACAGCAAAACAGCCAGCGCCTGCACCATCTGCACAACCAGAGCAACGTGGCAGCGACAAGCTTGACATCAAAAAACTAGAAAACAAGTACTGGGCTGCTAAGGACGAAGACTTTGGCGTGGTACAAAACCGTCGTTATGTAAAAGCAGAGCGCTTTTATTTGACGGCTCGCGCTGGTATTCCAGTGAACGACGCCTTCAGTGAAGGTACGATCATGGGTGCTGACGTAGGTTACTTCTTCAATGAACGCTGGGGCGTGGAAGTTTCTTACAACAACGCGAACCTGACTGAAAATGACAGTACAGAACAGTTCCATACTCAGAACGGTGCGATGCCCGATCACAATATCTTGAAATCATCGTATTTCGCTTCTGCGATCTGGGTTCCGTTCTATGCAAAAATGTCTGCTCTGGATAAAGCGATCATCTATTTCGACATGGGTGTATCGGTTGGTCTGGGTAACGTAAATTATGAGATCGCAAGATCAACTGGTAATGAAGCCAAATCTTCTATCGGTTACAAACTGGGTGTTTTCCAGCAGATCTTTTTCTCTGAGCACTTTGCGTTGCGCGCAGACTTGATCAACACATGGGCTAATGAATCGCAAAAGCCATACACAGTAAGCAGCCCGCGCGTATTGGGCGATAAAATGGTTAACGATACGTCGTTGATGTTCGGTTTAACTTATTGGCATTAA
- a CDS encoding methyl-accepting chemotaxis protein, which yields MNQTSLSSWFRGIKGKLLFAACLPMVGFAINYVISSSSMNSLGTLLNIANGDTIPNLTAVGEMRQARNKFGYQIFAALAMETEEKRHERIKLAREGIKEFKENMELYKNAPAAPELQETDKKAYAVLDEYLGLLDKVASLADSNKAEDHKQVQDLMDGRLWELGKIMHQMAGSAMKYYDKTAQANSAEAKSTIAKSSTIILMTTGVSCLAIFSILLFIAIRLSKSVGHVASSLSESSAQVASAVEQLNEAGNSLSQSSTEAAASLEETVAALEELTSMVQMNSDNAKQAAGLSATSRQNAEAGENDIKSLITAMTEISQSSRKIEEIISVIDDIAFQTNLLALNAAVEAARAGEQGKGFAVVAEAVRALAQRSASSAKDISSLIKDSVSQIENGSRIADESGAVLSNIVSSIKKVSDLNNEIAAASSEQTTGIQQISKAMNQLDQSSQSNAASAEEIAATSGEINNLATTTQNLTVELGQVIYGTSDIPAMTPTESPVKKSRAATTSKKVIPFKKPVTAMAPPKKSAPAPSTASDMIPFDEESDRKVGTTDGF from the coding sequence ATGAATCAGACTTCATTGTCTTCGTGGTTCCGTGGGATCAAGGGAAAACTGTTATTCGCTGCCTGCCTTCCAATGGTGGGTTTTGCCATTAATTACGTCATTTCTAGCTCGAGCATGAATAGCTTAGGTACTTTGCTGAATATCGCAAACGGAGATACAATTCCGAACCTGACAGCTGTTGGTGAAATGCGCCAGGCTCGGAATAAATTCGGTTATCAGATTTTTGCAGCCTTAGCGATGGAGACTGAAGAAAAACGTCACGAGCGCATTAAGCTTGCTCGCGAGGGTATCAAAGAATTTAAAGAGAACATGGAGCTTTACAAAAATGCTCCTGCCGCCCCAGAGTTACAAGAAACCGACAAGAAAGCCTATGCAGTCCTTGATGAATATCTGGGCCTTTTGGATAAAGTCGCAAGCTTGGCAGACTCCAATAAAGCAGAAGACCATAAACAAGTTCAAGACCTAATGGATGGACGTCTGTGGGAGCTTGGAAAAATCATGCATCAAATGGCAGGCTCTGCTATGAAGTACTATGACAAAACAGCCCAAGCGAACTCTGCCGAAGCAAAAAGCACTATTGCCAAGTCCAGCACTATCATTCTAATGACAACAGGTGTTTCCTGTTTGGCAATTTTCTCAATCCTTTTATTCATTGCTATCCGACTTTCAAAATCTGTCGGTCACGTCGCAAGCAGTTTGTCGGAGTCTTCAGCACAGGTCGCCTCAGCTGTTGAACAACTCAATGAAGCCGGCAACAGCCTTTCCCAATCTTCCACGGAAGCTGCGGCATCCCTTGAAGAAACCGTTGCAGCTCTTGAAGAGCTGACGTCGATGGTGCAAATGAATTCAGACAATGCGAAGCAAGCGGCGGGCCTTTCAGCCACTTCCCGTCAGAATGCTGAAGCTGGTGAAAATGATATTAAAAGCTTGATCACAGCTATGACCGAAATCTCTCAATCTTCACGTAAAATTGAAGAAATCATCTCTGTTATTGATGACATCGCCTTCCAAACAAACTTATTAGCACTGAATGCCGCAGTCGAGGCAGCTCGTGCCGGTGAACAAGGTAAAGGCTTTGCCGTAGTTGCTGAAGCGGTTCGTGCTCTGGCACAAAGAAGTGCTTCTTCTGCCAAAGACATCTCTTCATTAATCAAAGACTCCGTTTCGCAAATTGAAAATGGTAGCAGAATTGCTGATGAAAGCGGTGCGGTCCTATCTAACATCGTAAGCTCGATCAAAAAAGTTTCTGATCTGAATAACGAAATCGCGGCAGCAAGTTCCGAGCAAACAACAGGTATTCAGCAAATCAGTAAAGCCATGAATCAATTGGATCAGTCATCTCAGTCCAATGCAGCATCCGCAGAGGAAATTGCTGCAACTAGTGGAGAGATCAATAATCTAGCAACGACAACTCAGAACCTGACTGTGGAACTGGGCCAAGTGATCTATGGAACCTCCGACATTCCGGCGATGACTCCTACAGAGAGTCCTGTGAAAAAGTCCCGTGCTGCAACGACTTCGAAAAAGGTCATTCCTTTCAAAAAGCCTGTAACAGCGATGGCCCCTCCGAAAAAGAGCGCGCCAGCTCCCTCAACTGCCTCTGATATGATCCCTTTTGATGAGGAATCAGATCGCAAAGTGGGCACCACTGACGGATTCTAA